In Candidatus Desulfofervidus auxilii, one genomic interval encodes:
- the lptG gene encoding LPS export ABC transporter permease LptG — MIKIIDKYITKSFLKAFSFLIIAGVSIYFIFDFFEKIDNFINASVPQKFIFAYFLFSLPKVITQVLPTACLLGALISLTFLKKHNELTAMQASGISPYGISASYFMIGLLICLGFFLFNEIIVPKAQTKANNIWLVQVRKKTPKGGYFQERIWLKGEKNIYQINAINLKTKTMFGITIYFFTPQFQLEQRLDARQAIWDEKNKVWIFYDGVEQKLIPYQETKSFQKKVFRLKETLEDFQFLEADYQRLNIWQLKKYITQISSQGYDPTVYTVDFWQRTATPLTPLIFIVFAISLVFKGKETKVSFVFSLGLIISFIFWVIQALSIALGKGGYLNPFLAAWLPNIFFGIWGIIMLRYLNE, encoded by the coding sequence ATGATTAAAATTATAGATAAATATATCACTAAAAGCTTTTTAAAAGCTTTTAGTTTCTTAATTATTGCCGGTGTTAGCATCTATTTTATATTTGATTTTTTCGAAAAAATAGATAATTTTATAAACGCATCTGTTCCCCAAAAATTTATCTTTGCCTACTTTCTCTTTTCCCTTCCCAAAGTTATCACTCAAGTATTACCCACTGCTTGCTTACTTGGGGCCCTTATTAGCCTGACATTTCTAAAAAAACACAATGAATTAACTGCTATGCAAGCCTCAGGAATAAGTCCCTATGGTATAAGCGCATCTTATTTCATGATAGGTCTGTTAATCTGTTTAGGATTTTTTTTATTTAACGAAATAATTGTTCCTAAAGCTCAGACTAAAGCAAATAATATATGGCTTGTTCAAGTGAGAAAAAAAACACCCAAAGGAGGGTATTTTCAAGAAAGAATCTGGCTAAAAGGCGAAAAAAATATCTATCAAATAAATGCTATAAACTTAAAGACAAAAACCATGTTTGGCATCACTATTTATTTTTTTACACCACAATTTCAACTTGAACAAAGACTTGATGCCAGACAAGCAATATGGGATGAGAAGAATAAAGTTTGGATATTTTATGATGGAGTAGAACAAAAATTAATTCCTTATCAAGAAACTAAGAGCTTCCAAAAAAAGGTATTTCGTCTTAAAGAAACACTGGAGGATTTTCAATTTTTAGAAGCAGACTACCAACGATTAAACATCTGGCAATTAAAAAAATACATTACTCAAATAAGCTCTCAAGGATATGACCCTACGGTCTATACTGTAGATTTCTGGCAAAGAACAGCTACACCTCTGACCCCGCTAATTTTCATTGTTTTTGCTATCTCCCTGGTTTTTAAGGGAAAAGAAACAAAAGTGAGTTTTGTTTTTAGCTTAGGTCTCATTATTTCTTTCATTTTCTGGGTAATCCAAGCCCTCTCAATTGCCCTTGGTAAAGGAGGATACCTAAATCCTTTTTTAGCAGCCTGGTTACCAAATATCTTCTTTGGGATTTGGGGAATAATAATGTTGCGTTACTTAAATGAATAA
- a CDS encoding lipid-A-disaccharide synthase N-terminal domain-containing protein, with product MNWNISLGNFQVSLTGWLILGFFAQAVFASRFIVQWIVSERKKRSTVPKVFWYLSLIGSSLLFVYALHLKDPVFMLGQSLNCVIYIRNLMLFKGETS from the coding sequence ATGAATTGGAATATTTCTTTAGGGAATTTCCAAGTCTCTCTTACTGGCTGGCTAATTCTGGGCTTTTTTGCCCAGGCGGTTTTTGCCTCTAGATTTATTGTTCAATGGATTGTTTCAGAGAGAAAAAAACGCAGTACTGTTCCCAAGGTCTTTTGGTATCTTTCTCTTATAGGTAGCAGTCTATTATTTGTTTATGCCTTGCACTTAAAAGACCCCGTATTTATGCTAGGTCAATCCCTTAATTGTGTTATTTATATTCGCAACCTAATGCTCTTTAAAGGTGAAACTTCATGA
- a CDS encoding glycosyltransferase family 39 protein, producing MKKFCYGLLLFTIACYFLFFHLGSYGLLETTDARYAEIAWEMVKTHDFFIPHLNFIKHFHKPPFTYWVTALGYKILGENEWGARFFLGVFGLFTIIIVFLLARICFDEKVGTFSSLILISMLGFFAVTHVVSTDLYLLFFITLAMYCFLRWERFGHSLLWGWAVLGVSALVKGPVGPILVGVTCLLYLALTRQLQRLRNAQIGKGIILFCLIALPWYGWVCVHHKGLITYFVKAQFFSRIGSEGMGHPHPWYYYFPLLPALTFPWTFYLLPSFIQAIYNLNKEKFFFLLWAIVPFILFSLMKTKLPFYILPCLPPLAILGGKWWSEVFSNPSNSSKIILIFMIIICFILTLGALVMALSLYRGTGNVIEWQQLKSLWWGEVFVLGGITILFLIAKYLKHHSLHFIAVLALSNAFFHPLLWYGDKLPINTYKSLGKVIYCLAKPADIIVQYKIYLRSLPFYVKRPTVLVDIPRETQFEDNENYKKLLIDHQTFWQWWEENRRIFCLISKKHLCEFIGKKYFVVGQRRKYVVITNKPLAMKEVNGFSWAGCQTLFTPGFYLKPGGI from the coding sequence ATGAAAAAGTTTTGTTATGGATTACTTTTATTCACTATTGCCTGTTATTTTTTGTTCTTTCACCTGGGTAGCTATGGGTTATTAGAAACTACTGATGCCCGTTATGCAGAGATTGCATGGGAAATGGTAAAGACCCATGATTTTTTCATCCCTCACCTCAATTTTATCAAACACTTTCATAAACCACCTTTTACTTATTGGGTTACTGCCTTGGGCTATAAAATACTGGGAGAGAATGAATGGGGGGCTAGGTTTTTTCTGGGAGTGTTTGGCTTGTTTACTATTATAATAGTTTTTCTGCTCGCCCGTATTTGTTTTGACGAAAAAGTAGGCACTTTTAGCAGTTTAATTTTAATAAGTATGTTAGGCTTTTTTGCTGTAACTCATGTGGTTTCAACAGACCTTTATCTTTTATTTTTTATCACCTTAGCTATGTATTGCTTTTTACGCTGGGAAAGATTTGGGCATTCATTACTCTGGGGTTGGGCTGTCTTAGGGGTTAGTGCCTTGGTAAAAGGCCCTGTTGGGCCGATTTTAGTGGGAGTCACTTGTCTATTGTATCTTGCTTTAACCAGACAGCTTCAGCGTTTAAGAAATGCCCAAATAGGTAAAGGGATAATATTGTTTTGTCTCATTGCCCTGCCTTGGTATGGATGGGTATGTGTGCATCATAAAGGGCTTATTACCTATTTTGTTAAGGCCCAATTTTTCTCAAGAATTGGGTCTGAAGGTATGGGTCATCCTCATCCGTGGTATTATTATTTTCCACTTTTGCCTGCTCTTACCTTTCCTTGGACATTTTATCTTTTACCCAGTTTTATTCAGGCTATTTATAATTTAAATAAAGAAAAATTTTTCTTTTTGTTATGGGCGATAGTCCCTTTTATCCTTTTTAGTCTTATGAAGACAAAATTGCCTTTTTATATCCTTCCCTGCCTACCTCCTTTGGCCATTTTAGGAGGTAAATGGTGGAGTGAGGTTTTTTCTAATCCATCAAATTCTTCAAAAATAATATTAATTTTCATGATTATAATCTGTTTTATCCTTACTTTAGGGGCATTGGTAATGGCCCTTTCTTTATATAGAGGCACGGGTAATGTAATTGAATGGCAGCAATTAAAATCTCTTTGGTGGGGAGAGGTGTTTGTCTTAGGAGGAATTACTATTTTGTTTCTTATAGCTAAATATCTTAAGCATCATTCACTACATTTTATTGCTGTTTTAGCTTTAAGTAATGCCTTCTTTCATCCACTTTTATGGTATGGAGACAAATTACCTATCAATACCTATAAAAGTCTGGGAAAAGTTATTTATTGTTTGGCAAAGCCAGCAGATATAATAGTGCAATACAAGATCTACTTACGCAGTTTGCCTTTTTATGTCAAAAGACCCACTGTTTTGGTAGATATACCTCGAGAGACCCAGTTTGAAGACAATGAGAATTATAAAAAATTGCTCATTGACCATCAAACTTTTTGGCAATGGTGGGAAGAAAACAGGCGTATCTTTTGCCTTATTTCTAAAAAACACTTGTGTGAATTTATAGGTAAAAAGTATTTTGTGGTAGGACAAAGGCGGAAGTATGTTGTTATCACTAATAAACCTTTAGCTATGAAGGAAGTAAATGGATTTAGCTGGGCAGGCTGCCAGACACTATTTACGCCTGGGTTTTACCTGAAGCCAGGCGGTATTTAG
- a CDS encoding type II toxin-antitoxin system VapB family antitoxin has protein sequence MRTLIDIQDELIKDLLKETGVKTKKEAITIAIKNYLNQKRRERLASLIGNYEFGYNLEDLEEMRKDD, from the coding sequence ATGCGGACACTTATAGATATACAAGATGAGCTTATAAAAGATTTATTAAAGGAGACTGGAGTAAAAACAAAAAAAGAGGCAATAACCATAGCTATAAAGAATTACCTTAATCAGAAAAGGCGAGAAAGACTTGCATCACTAATTGGAAATTATGAATTTGGTTATAATTTAGAAGATTTAGAAGAGATGAGGAAAGATGATTAA
- the thiD gene encoding bifunctional hydroxymethylpyrimidine kinase/phosphomethylpyrimidine kinase yields MAIILVIAGFDPTGGAGLQADLKTITVLGEVGLTVATALTVQDTQGVEASYVVEKKIVKQQLDRLFSDFSIDAVKIGMLPNAEMVNFIGERLSQHHLPHIVIDPVIRAKKGFILNKATEALVKLFPLAELITPNLDEIEVFLGKKPESLEEMKEAAKKLKNFGAKAILVKGGELKTATDVLFDGSDFYIWEVTKRQLKPVHGTGCVLSSAIATFLAKGLSLPEAVGKAKKFITLAIEGALSVGKGNLLSHPYAWVEQEIAKYEVISALKRALNRLQEAPYVSPFVPEVRSNLVYALPYAKTYDQVAGFSGRLSVVKEKIVTCGPPEFGVSQHMASVVLKAMEFDREYRSAMNIKYRDDFIKKAEKLGYKIQEIVRKDEPSEIKSVEGLSLPWITERAIRQFGSLPDLVYDKGDIGKEAIIRVLGKHPEEVAQKVIKLAMEVFKYA; encoded by the coding sequence ATGGCGATTATTCTAGTTATTGCTGGTTTTGACCCTACAGGTGGGGCAGGTCTACAGGCAGATTTGAAGACCATTACTGTTTTGGGGGAAGTGGGACTCACTGTGGCAACAGCTCTTACCGTTCAGGATACTCAAGGTGTTGAAGCAAGTTATGTTGTAGAAAAAAAGATTGTAAAACAGCAATTGGATAGATTATTTTCAGATTTTTCCATTGATGCAGTGAAGATAGGAATGTTGCCTAATGCAGAGATGGTTAATTTTATAGGAGAGCGGCTTTCTCAGCACCATTTACCCCATATTGTAATTGATCCGGTTATAAGAGCTAAAAAAGGGTTTATTTTGAATAAGGCAACTGAAGCTTTGGTAAAGCTTTTTCCTTTAGCTGAATTAATAACTCCCAATTTGGATGAAATAGAGGTTTTTCTGGGGAAAAAACCTGAAAGTTTAGAAGAGATGAAAGAAGCTGCTAAAAAGTTAAAAAACTTTGGAGCAAAAGCGATTTTAGTAAAAGGTGGAGAGCTTAAGACAGCCACAGATGTGTTATTTGATGGAAGTGATTTTTATATCTGGGAGGTAACAAAGAGACAATTAAAACCAGTGCATGGCACAGGTTGTGTATTAAGTAGTGCTATTGCTACCTTTTTGGCCAAAGGTTTATCTTTGCCTGAAGCTGTGGGAAAAGCCAAAAAATTCATTACTTTGGCTATAGAAGGTGCATTGTCAGTAGGTAAAGGTAATTTGCTTTCTCATCCTTATGCTTGGGTAGAACAAGAAATAGCCAAGTATGAAGTTATTAGTGCTTTAAAAAGGGCTTTAAATCGTTTGCAAGAGGCACCTTATGTTAGCCCGTTTGTGCCAGAGGTAAGAAGTAATTTGGTTTATGCCCTTCCTTATGCCAAGACTTATGACCAGGTGGCAGGTTTTTCTGGTAGGCTGAGTGTTGTAAAGGAAAAAATTGTTACCTGTGGGCCACCTGAGTTTGGCGTTTCTCAGCATATGGCTAGTGTAGTTTTAAAGGCCATGGAATTTGATAGAGAATATCGTTCGGCCATGAATATTAAGTATAGGGATGATTTTATTAAAAAAGCGGAAAAATTAGGATATAAGATTCAGGAGATAGTTAGAAAGGATGAGCCTTCAGAGATAAAGTCTGTAGAAGGACTGAGTTTGCCTTGGATTACAGAAAGGGCCATTAGGCAATTTGGCAGTTTGCCAGATTTAGTTTATGATAAAGGAGATATTGGTAAGGAAGCGATAATTAGAGTTTTAGGAAAGCATCCAGAAGAGGTGGCTCAAAAAGTGATTAAGCTAGCCATGGAGGTTTTTAAGTATGCGTGA
- a CDS encoding glycosyltransferase family 2 protein codes for MEISIVIPVYNEEQALPKLYNSLKKVLESLQKKYEIILVDDGSTDRTWEVLSVLRAKDDSLKIIRFTRNFGQTAAIAAGFYHAQGEVIIAMDADLQNDPVDIPYFLSKIEEGYDLVSGWRKNRKDSLKRKFPSWIANWLIGKITGVKIHDYGCSLKAYRSWVAKNLHLYGEMHRFIPALAAWSGAKITEIPVRHHPRQFGKTKYGLSRTFKVILDLITVKFLLSYATKPLHFFGLPGLCSLVTGLAICLYLSFLKIFFHAQLAQRPLLLLGVLLLFIGVQFISLGLLAEMNMRIYHETQKKPIYVIREIR; via the coding sequence ATGGAGATTTCTATTGTTATTCCTGTATATAATGAAGAACAGGCCTTACCAAAACTCTATAATTCATTAAAAAAGGTATTGGAATCCCTTCAAAAAAAATACGAAATAATTTTGGTAGATGATGGTAGTACAGATAGAACATGGGAAGTGCTTTCCGTCCTACGAGCAAAAGATGATTCTTTAAAAATTATCCGATTTACTCGAAATTTTGGTCAGACGGCGGCCATAGCGGCTGGTTTTTACCATGCCCAGGGAGAAGTTATTATTGCTATGGATGCAGACTTACAAAATGACCCTGTGGATATTCCTTATTTTTTAAGTAAAATAGAGGAAGGTTATGATTTGGTCAGTGGCTGGCGCAAGAACCGTAAAGATAGTTTAAAACGCAAATTTCCTTCCTGGATAGCTAATTGGTTGATTGGCAAAATTACAGGAGTAAAAATCCATGATTATGGTTGTTCTTTAAAGGCCTATCGTTCTTGGGTGGCAAAAAATCTCCATCTTTATGGGGAGATGCACCGTTTTATTCCTGCCCTGGCTGCCTGGTCAGGAGCCAAAATTACAGAAATTCCTGTAAGACATCACCCTAGACAATTTGGTAAGACAAAGTATGGACTTTCTCGCACCTTTAAGGTTATTCTGGACTTGATTACCGTCAAATTTTTGCTTTCTTATGCTACTAAGCCACTTCATTTTTTTGGACTACCAGGCTTGTGCTCTTTGGTAACAGGTCTGGCTATTTGCCTTTATCTCAGCTTTTTAAAAATATTCTTTCATGCCCAATTGGCACAAAGGCCTTTATTACTGCTGGGGGTTTTACTTCTTTTTATTGGTGTCCAATTTATCAGTCTGGGATTACTAGCAGAAATGAATATGCGGATTTATCATGAAACACAAAAAAAACCTATCTATGTAATTCGGGAAATACGATAA
- the vapC gene encoding type II toxin-antitoxin system VapC family toxin produces MIKVIIDTSGWIESFKRRGDDKLKELVKRLITQEQVLIPGIIRAEILRGAKNLKEYERLSDLLKGLTYLSVEDDFWERLARFSFDLFKKGLVVPLTDTYIALLAIENNVPIIHKDKHFDLIAQKTSLKILKP; encoded by the coding sequence ATGATTAAAGTAATCATCGATACCTCTGGCTGGATAGAATCTTTTAAGCGAAGAGGGGATGATAAATTAAAAGAGCTTGTGAAAAGGCTCATAACTCAGGAACAAGTTCTTATTCCTGGAATTATAAGGGCCGAGATTTTAAGAGGTGCAAAAAACTTAAAAGAATATGAAAGGCTTAGCGATTTACTAAAAGGATTGACCTATTTATCTGTGGAAGATGACTTTTGGGAAAGATTGGCAAGATTTTCTTTTGACCTCTTTAAAAAAGGTCTCGTTGTTCCTCTTACAGATACTTATATAGCTTTACTCGCTATTGAAAATAATGTTCCTATTATCCATAAGGATAAACATTTTGATTTAATAGCCCAGAAGACTTCTTTAAAGATACTAAAACCGTAA
- the opp4C gene encoding oligopeptide ABC transporter permease — translation MWSRFLERFLNNKLGVAAAIFLLILFLASWLAPWVAPYDPLAINVKAVLLPPSFSHPLGTDTLGRDVLSRLIYGARISLLVGFVAVGIATFIGTFLGALAGYYGHFVDTIIMRLVDIMLCFPSFFLILAVVTFLEPNIWNIMVVIGLTSWMGVARLVRAEFLSLKEREFVLAARALGASDFHIIFHHFLPNAIAPILVSATLGIPGAILTEAALSFLGIGVQPPTPSWGNMLTLGKDNLEIAWWLSLFPGMAILLTVLAYNLLGEAIRDALDPRLD, via the coding sequence ATGTGGTCCCGTTTTTTAGAACGATTTTTAAATAATAAACTAGGGGTAGCTGCTGCTATTTTTCTTTTGATATTGTTTCTAGCTTCTTGGTTGGCCCCTTGGGTTGCACCTTATGACCCCTTAGCCATAAATGTGAAGGCCGTGCTCTTACCTCCTTCGTTTTCTCATCCTTTAGGCACAGACACATTAGGCAGAGATGTCCTTTCCCGCCTAATCTATGGGGCTAGGATCTCTCTGTTAGTAGGTTTTGTAGCAGTAGGAATTGCTACTTTTATTGGGACTTTTTTAGGGGCATTGGCCGGCTATTATGGCCATTTTGTAGACACCATAATTATGCGTTTAGTAGATATCATGCTTTGTTTTCCCAGTTTTTTTCTCATTTTAGCAGTAGTCACTTTTTTAGAACCCAATATTTGGAACATCATGGTAGTAATCGGTTTAACCAGTTGGATGGGTGTAGCCCGCCTGGTCAGGGCTGAATTCTTAAGTTTGAAAGAAAGGGAATTTGTTTTGGCAGCGCGTGCCCTAGGGGCCAGCGATTTTCACATAATTTTTCATCATTTTTTACCTAATGCCATTGCTCCTATCTTGGTTTCTGCTACTCTAGGTATCCCTGGCGCTATTCTCACTGAAGCCGCCTTAAGTTTTTTGGGTATTGGGGTTCAACCTCCTACTCCTAGTTGGGGTAACATGTTAACTCTGGGGAAAGATAATCTAGAGATTGCCTGGTGGCTTTCTCTCTTTCCAGGGATGGCCATTTTGCTTACCGTGCTTGCCTACAATCTTTTAGGTGAGGCCATTAGAGATGCTCTGGACCCCAGATTGGATTAA
- a CDS encoding C-GCAxxG-C-C family protein, translating into MSLPKEKMRLSLKACSGFGAGLGGLRLTCGTLLGAALALGILLPYPASLLAVRVLKRQFESYFGSSLCRELVGVFDWHPYAMKKFIKRKRICLEIVDKTATWVNRLRQRPPLWETPPPSPCVIPPILPSWLQQAARVYEGGLAYTGDICGVLIVRIIEIGLHQGGESGIFVPLKNLRAMLKSRSTAFIFRKKVGNFWCKNIKKCWPIF; encoded by the coding sequence GTGAGTCTACCTAAAGAAAAAATGCGTCTTTCCCTTAAGGCCTGTAGTGGTTTTGGGGCAGGTTTGGGCGGTTTGCGTTTAACCTGTGGGACACTATTAGGGGCTGCTCTTGCTCTGGGCATCTTGTTGCCATATCCTGCGAGTTTGTTGGCAGTAAGGGTGTTAAAGAGACAATTTGAGAGTTACTTTGGGAGTTCTCTTTGTCGGGAATTAGTAGGTGTTTTTGATTGGCATCCTTATGCTATGAAGAAATTTATAAAAAGAAAGCGGATTTGTTTAGAAATAGTAGATAAAACCGCTACCTGGGTGAATAGGTTACGACAAAGACCACCCCTGTGGGAAACACCACCCCCTTCACCCTGCGTTATACCTCCTATTTTACCTTCTTGGCTTCAACAGGCAGCAAGGGTGTATGAAGGAGGGTTGGCCTATACTGGGGACATTTGTGGTGTACTTATAGTGAGAATCATAGAGATTGGACTGCATCAGGGAGGAGAAAGTGGAATATTTGTTCCCTTGAAAAATCTCCGAGCTATGCTTAAATCTAGGTCTACAGCCTTTATTTTTAGAAAAAAAGTAGGAAATTTTTGGTGTAAAAATATTAAAAAATGTTGGCCTATTTTCTAA
- a CDS encoding ABC transporter permease: MLAYFLRRLFFMIPLLLGITLISFAVIHLTPGSPTDIYTQFNPKVSPEFRQRLIKLYSLDKPLYIQYWMWLKKLAHLDFGRSFAPDARPVWDKIKERLPITVGINVLAMFFIFIIAIPLGVMAAVRHNRFFDKITTIFVFIGYATPGFWLALLLMMLFGIKLGWLPLSGLKSLNYESMSILEKSGDIAKHLILPVFVSAFGGLAGLSRFVRSSMLEVIRQDYVLTARAKGLPERVVIYKHALKNALLPVVTILGLSVPGLIGGSVIFESIFAIPGMGQLFYLSVMSRDYPTIMGCLVIGAVLTLLGNLLADISYALVDPRIRVG; this comes from the coding sequence ATGTTGGCCTATTTTCTAAGACGATTGTTTTTTATGATTCCCTTACTTTTGGGGATTACCCTTATTTCATTTGCGGTAATCCACCTTACCCCCGGGAGTCCTACGGATATTTATACTCAATTCAATCCTAAGGTCTCTCCTGAATTTCGCCAAAGGTTAATAAAATTATATAGTTTAGATAAACCCCTTTATATCCAATATTGGATGTGGTTGAAGAAGTTGGCTCACTTGGATTTTGGCCGGAGTTTTGCGCCGGATGCTCGTCCAGTATGGGATAAAATAAAAGAAAGATTGCCTATTACTGTAGGTATAAATGTTTTGGCCATGTTTTTTATCTTTATTATAGCCATTCCTTTAGGAGTAATGGCTGCTGTTAGACACAACCGTTTTTTTGATAAAATTACCACCATCTTTGTATTCATTGGATATGCTACCCCTGGATTTTGGCTGGCCTTATTACTTATGATGCTCTTTGGTATTAAACTGGGGTGGCTTCCCCTTTCGGGACTTAAATCTCTGAATTATGAAAGTATGAGTATCCTAGAAAAATCTGGAGATATTGCTAAGCATCTGATTTTACCTGTGTTTGTTTCTGCCTTTGGTGGTCTGGCCGGTCTATCTCGATTTGTTCGTTCCAGTATGTTAGAGGTGATCAGACAGGACTATGTACTAACAGCCAGGGCCAAAGGGTTACCAGAAAGAGTGGTGATCTATAAACATGCCCTTAAAAATGCCTTATTGCCAGTAGTAACTATCTTGGGGCTTTCTGTGCCAGGCCTCATTGGGGGAAGTGTGATCTTTGAATCTATATTTGCCATTCCTGGAATGGGACAATTGTTTTATCTCAGTGTAATGTCTAGAGATTATCCTACTATTATGGGTTGTTTGGTTATTGGAGCAGTCTTAACCCTATTAGGAAATCTTTTAGCGGATATTAGCTATGCCTTAGTAGACCCCAGGATTAGGGTAGGATAG
- a CDS encoding LptF/LptG family permease — translation MFTYYPTIFRHLLKEIFTYFIFTFIIFVFLFQIGKVFELTRLIVIHHISFSTIVKLLIYTLPFFLSYIIPVSALFSTLLTFCRFTQDKEFMALKASGISSKAFLPLLTGFAFFCLILTALATTLGIPWGSGVARNLTFSLTSQKAEVALKPGVFNSLPGVVLYAEKIENGHLQNIFLYSEKKAYPGETIIAQKGNILHQKNKVIFQFQNGCICRAPKREKDLVTGFLTYQNYNYILEIPSHLGKRKKHPKEYPPWELWKKIKTYKKEKKDSTSLILAFHKKISVPVGAFIFVFLGAVLGLREETKKSLGGISLGLILFTLYQALFIAGKNLAKAHVIPAHLSFWLPNLIFGGITIYLWCRKIND, via the coding sequence ATGTTTACCTATTACCCTACAATTTTTCGACATCTTTTGAAAGAAATTTTTACTTATTTCATATTTACTTTTATTATTTTTGTATTTCTCTTTCAGATAGGAAAGGTTTTTGAGCTTACTCGTCTTATTGTTATTCATCACATAAGCTTTAGCACTATTGTAAAACTCCTAATCTACACCCTACCCTTTTTCTTATCCTATATCATCCCTGTTTCAGCTCTATTTAGCACTTTACTCACCTTTTGCCGATTTACTCAAGATAAAGAATTTATGGCATTAAAAGCATCTGGAATAAGCTCAAAAGCCTTCTTACCTCTGTTAACTGGCTTTGCCTTCTTTTGTCTAATCCTAACAGCACTTGCCACTACGCTTGGCATTCCATGGGGAAGTGGAGTAGCAAGAAACTTAACTTTTTCTCTAACATCTCAGAAGGCAGAAGTTGCTTTAAAACCAGGAGTCTTCAACTCTCTACCCGGAGTAGTTCTCTATGCAGAAAAGATAGAAAATGGGCACTTGCAAAACATTTTTCTTTATTCTGAAAAAAAGGCTTATCCAGGAGAAACAATTATAGCTCAAAAAGGGAATATTCTGCATCAAAAAAATAAAGTAATCTTTCAATTCCAGAATGGTTGTATCTGCAGAGCACCCAAAAGAGAAAAAGATTTAGTTACAGGTTTTTTGACCTATCAAAATTACAATTATATTTTAGAAATTCCTTCCCATTTAGGAAAGAGAAAAAAACATCCTAAAGAATATCCACCCTGGGAATTATGGAAAAAGATTAAAACCTATAAAAAGGAAAAAAAAGACTCTACTAGTCTCATCCTGGCATTTCATAAAAAAATTAGTGTTCCTGTAGGGGCATTTATTTTTGTATTCTTAGGAGCGGTTTTAGGATTAAGAGAAGAAACTAAAAAATCTTTGGGAGGTATCTCATTGGGCCTAATTCTCTTTACTTTGTATCAGGCTCTTTTTATAGCAGGTAAAAATTTAGCTAAGGCCCATGTCATCCCAGCACATTTGAGTTTCTGGCTTCCCAACTTAATATTTGGTGGAATTACTATTTACTTGTGGTGTAGAAAAATAAATGATTAA